Genomic DNA from Candidatus Aminicenantes bacterium:
TGACCATCGCGGTATTGGATGGAACAATGGAGCTTGGAAACGATCGGTTCCTGAATGAGGGCCAGGGCTTGGGCGGGATCGCGTCCGATCGTCAGCTGGTTGTCGGTCACCAGGTAGCTGCCGATCTGCTGGCCGTTGACCAGGACGGAGATTTTTCCGTAAATTCCCGGGAAGGAAGTCGGTCGCGCCGGTTTTTCCGGCTGGGTTTCGCCTTCCACTTGCGTCATGCCCTTTCCCAGATCCGATCGTTCCAGGTTGAACTTGATTTCAGGATAGGCATCGTGGCGGCGGCGCAGGATCAGCCAGATGACTACCGCAATGGCCAGCATGATGAAACCGCCCAGCAGCAAGGGTGAGCTGTTTTTCTGCCAAAAACCCAGCGCGGCAAAAGCCGCCGGCGCAGAAAAAATCTTTTTTTTCAAACCGGCCTCCTCACAAGACATATTTGTTCAAAAAATCAACGAGGAATTGCTCCTTGGCCAATTTATTGTTTTTAATACCCAGCATGAATGATTCGTTCATTTCCTGGCCGCCGATGGTGGCCGCGATGGTGATGCGCAGGCCATCCCCCATGCGGATGGACGTGACGTTGCCGGCCTGGAGCGCGAAACTGTGATCGCCGCGGGCATCGGAGCTGAACATGATGACCTTTTTCTTGAATTTCAGCTGGCCCAAGCAGGAATCGCCGGTATCGTCGTGCAGGTGGATCAGCTCCAGGGTGACCAGGTAATCGGCCTGCAAGGACCTTAGCCACAATTGCTCGGCGGCGGCGAATTTGTTCAGCAAAAATTTCACATTGCCCAGCACGGGCAGCATCCGGCTTTCGTTTCCCGATTGCAGCAGGGCGTCGGCCAGCCGGTCGGCGGCAGCCAGGTTTCTCCTGGCCATGAAACCGCGCAAGCGGATCAATTCGGCATCCAGGCTCCCCAATGGTTCGGCCGGCGGTTGATTTTTTTCATTGCTCGCCGGCATTTTTTCCGCCGCCTTGTCCGGCACTTGTTGAGGAATGTTTTCTGCCGCCTTGGTTTGGGCATTCTCCGGCGCACCCGTCTTGACTTCGCCACCGGCCGGCGGCGTACCGCTTGGCGGCACTTTTTGCTCGCTTGGGATTGTCGCTGGGGCGGCAAGCGGGTTCTCGGCTTCCGCGCCTTGCGTCGGTCCCGGGTTTGCATTGCCGGGTGTTTTTTCAGCGCCGGCCGGGACCCTGGTATCGGCCGCCACCTGTACAGCTTGCGACTCGCCGCCAGCGCCGACGTCATGGCGCTTCAGCAGCTTTCCGGACAGGAAGACCCAGGAAATCCCCAACCCCAAAAGCACGATCAACAGGGCAATGATCTTCAGCGGCGATTTCAGAAAACCACGGCGCTCCACTACCGGCATATCCAGAATTTGCGTCTGTGGGATTGCCGAGAACTCGGGCTGGCCGGCTTTGCCGAGATCGTCGTGTATTTTTTTGAGCTCGGTGATCATTTCGCCGGCGCTCTGGAAGCGTTTTTCCACCTTCTTCTGCAGGGCCTGCAGGATGATCTTTTCAAGCTTGACGCCGATCTGGGAATTGTAGAGCGACGGCCGCGGAGGCGGCGTTTCCAGGTGGGCCTTCTGGATCTGGAACTCGGAATTGGTTTCCGAATCAAAAGGCACCCGGCTGGTGACCAGTTCGTAGAAAGTGACTCCCAACGAATACAGGTCGGCCCGAAAATCGATGTGCTTGCCCATGATCTGTTCGGGGGGGGTGTACCAGGGCGTGCCCATCATCA
This window encodes:
- a CDS encoding FHA domain-containing protein, coding for MKKKIFSAPAAFAALGFWQKNSSPLLLGGFIMLAIAVVIWLILRRRHDAYPEIKFNLERSDLGKGMTQVEGETQPEKPARPTSFPGIYGKISVLVNGQQIGSYLVTDNQLTIGRDPAQALALIQEPIVSKLHCSIQYRDGQIVIKDHHSTNGTYVNEEKIDEHELHDNDIVSLGKKGTIKIIYRK
- a CDS encoding protein kinase, producing the protein MIKINEKIGHFLIQAEIGRGGMGTIYHAIDTMLNREVALKAIHPQLADNQQLMDRFKIEAMTQARMNHPNIVTIFSFNKIDDQYIIAMEYVDGKSLKEVLQARKMLSPSEAISIIIQVAEGLVYAHAHNVIHRDIKPANILLAKDSQVKISDFGIAKIFGSQGLTKTGMMMGTPWYTPPEQIMGKHIDFRADLYSLGVTFYELVTSRVPFDSETNSEFQIQKAHLETPPPRPSLYNSQIGVKLEKIILQALQKKVEKRFQSAGEMITELKKIHDDLGKAGQPEFSAIPQTQILDMPVVERRGFLKSPLKIIALLIVLLGLGISWVFLSGKLLKRHDVGAGGESQAVQVAADTRVPAGAEKTPGNANPGPTQGAEAENPLAAPATIPSEQKVPPSGTPPAGGEVKTGAPENAQTKAAENIPQQVPDKAAEKMPASNEKNQPPAEPLGSLDAELIRLRGFMARRNLAAADRLADALLQSGNESRMLPVLGNVKFLLNKFAAAEQLWLRSLQADYLVTLELIHLHDDTGDSCLGQLKFKKKVIMFSSDARGDHSFALQAGNVTSIRMGDGLRITIAATIGGQEMNESFMLGIKNNKLAKEQFLVDFLNKYVL